In the genome of Treponema pedis, one region contains:
- a CDS encoding ArsR/SmtB family transcription factor, with amino-acid sequence MQEDDFTEGFNPESVAHAKRKMPDEETMSDLSDFFKNFGDSTRIKIVSALISGELCVADIAEVLEMSVSAISHQLRILRQAKIVRARRNGKQMYYSIDDEHVAILYSLGLEHIREGR; translated from the coding sequence ATGCAGGAAGATGATTTTACGGAAGGTTTTAACCCGGAATCGGTAGCACATGCAAAACGGAAGATGCCCGATGAAGAAACTATGAGCGATTTAAGCGATTTTTTTAAAAACTTCGGTGATTCCACGCGGATAAAAATCGTTTCGGCTTTAATTTCAGGCGAGCTTTGCGTTGCGGATATTGCGGAAGTTTTGGAAATGTCGGTATCGGCAATTTCACATCAGCTTAGAATTTTGCGCCAGGCAAAAATCGTAAGAGCCCGCAGAAACGGGAAACAAATGTATTATTCCATTGATGATGAGCATGTTGCAATTTTGTACAGCTTAGGGTTGGAACACATAAGAGAGGGAAGATAA
- a CDS encoding tetratricopeptide repeat protein — MYNSLNSLLYVTVPEEQAKKMFPGFDGSIPLPVQLPEFYEPSDFKPEDLEPEMLLAGMLTVFAYNRENIHIERYRKIFNMLKPDIRKEMTEAAIIKSKNGDFDTAEELLLALEGLFPQDKVTKLNLALLMEERAAFCKTSSSEGFKTSALNNSSMYTEKAEILYNELIVTEPPLPEAFFNAAYFFMQHGKYEKTKSFLQTYLQIETSVSDTAEIRKQKASELLNSIKSQSLDDKLFSQSYILMQEGNDKDAAENIKIFLQHNPKSPKGWFLLGWALRRMERWEDGKAALLKALELLHETDREEEFFCEISNEAAICCMELNLFNEAEQHLLNALSSAPENIKIISNLGTLALKQGKKEEAEAFFKTVLELNPNDEIAKNVLTK, encoded by the coding sequence ATGTATAACAGCCTCAACTCTCTTTTATATGTAACCGTACCTGAAGAACAGGCAAAAAAAATGTTTCCTGGATTTGACGGCTCGATTCCGCTGCCGGTTCAATTACCCGAATTTTATGAACCTTCCGATTTTAAGCCTGAAGACCTTGAGCCTGAAATGCTCCTTGCAGGAATGCTTACGGTATTTGCATATAACCGGGAAAATATTCATATAGAGCGTTATCGAAAAATATTCAACATGCTCAAGCCCGATATACGTAAAGAAATGACGGAGGCGGCTATAATAAAAAGTAAAAACGGAGATTTCGATACCGCCGAAGAATTATTACTCGCCTTGGAGGGTTTATTTCCTCAAGATAAGGTTACGAAGCTGAACTTGGCTCTCTTAATGGAAGAAAGAGCGGCATTTTGTAAAACCTCGTCATCGGAAGGCTTTAAAACTTCCGCCTTAAACAACTCATCAATGTATACGGAAAAGGCGGAAATCCTTTACAATGAATTAATCGTTACGGAACCGCCGCTTCCCGAGGCTTTTTTTAACGCCGCCTATTTTTTTATGCAGCACGGAAAATATGAAAAAACAAAATCGTTTTTACAAACTTATTTGCAAATAGAAACATCGGTTTCCGACACGGCGGAAATCAGAAAACAAAAAGCGTCTGAGCTTTTAAATTCGATTAAAAGCCAATCGCTTGACGATAAACTTTTTTCGCAAAGCTATATCCTAATGCAGGAAGGTAATGATAAAGATGCGGCCGAAAATATTAAAATATTTTTACAGCATAATCCCAAAAGTCCCAAAGGCTGGTTTTTATTGGGTTGGGCACTGCGACGTATGGAGCGCTGGGAAGACGGAAAGGCGGCTCTTTTAAAAGCCCTTGAGCTTTTGCATGAAACGGACCGTGAAGAAGAGTTTTTTTGCGAAATATCCAATGAAGCGGCCATTTGCTGTATGGAACTTAATTTATTTAACGAAGCTGAACAACATCTTTTAAATGCCTTATCATCTGCACCTGAAAATATAAAAATAATTTCCAATCTCGGAACCCTCGCCCTAAAACAGGGAAAAAAAGAAGAGGCGGAAGCATTTTTTAAAACAGTCCTTGAGCTTAACCCCAATGATGAAATCGCAAAAAACGTATTGACAAAATAG
- a CDS encoding ABC transporter ATP-binding protein yields MIKNFFKLYFKSLSVIFKADKLRSSLLSAIIPLQALMPSLLIYSANKIINAALEKNINGLLIILFIWAAAFLLSNILQPVYTTIQGFLTDKLTFYLNTSLMNKSKTITELYIFEDSRFYDDVDILCQEASWRPVNLLVFGASIISSLITAVSMLVLLADFGSIISILMLIAIIPQSIVFYGIQKEAFEVLVSNTPDARKLSYYSSILLSKENIKDVQLYGLYDFFIDKYTEAFKKIGKGIKRNRLKKLLASVFFLSVSTIISVFVFNKIIENTFFGIHPAGSILVFSSSILYTTQSISRLVEDSSLLYDTLLYMQKYFDFISLPANKGETKLLSDTCFNKIIFDNVSFKYKPNKEFALQNISFSVSRGEKIAIAGENGSGKTTMMKLLCRFYKPASGQIKFDDTSITEYDIFKYRKIIGAVFQDYAKFDLTVRENIGLSDLKNLNNDDKILSALKKAGFDKTCKPDTLLGTQFEDGRDLSGGQWQKSAIARAFFGNFKILILDEPTASLDPRSEFALYERFLELAKGNTVFFVTHRLSTVKKADKVLVLKNGKIEGFDTHSVLMENNEYYAELYNMQASSFQN; encoded by the coding sequence ATGATTAAAAATTTCTTTAAATTATATTTTAAAAGTTTATCGGTTATATTTAAAGCCGATAAACTCCGCTCAAGTTTACTTTCGGCGATAATTCCGCTTCAAGCATTAATGCCGTCTCTTCTCATATATTCCGCAAATAAAATTATAAATGCGGCTTTAGAAAAAAACATAAACGGCCTTCTTATAATCTTATTTATTTGGGCAGCGGCTTTTTTGCTTTCAAATATTTTGCAGCCGGTTTACACTACAATACAGGGCTTTTTAACGGACAAGCTTACGTTTTATTTAAACACTTCGCTTATGAATAAGTCGAAAACGATAACGGAATTATACATTTTTGAAGACAGCCGTTTTTATGATGATGTTGATATTCTGTGTCAGGAAGCAAGCTGGAGACCCGTAAATTTACTGGTTTTCGGAGCAAGCATAATAAGCAGTCTTATTACGGCGGTATCTATGCTTGTTTTACTTGCCGATTTCGGAAGTATTATATCTATACTAATGCTAATTGCAATAATTCCTCAAAGTATTGTTTTTTACGGAATACAAAAAGAAGCTTTTGAGGTTTTGGTATCGAATACTCCGGACGCAAGAAAATTAAGCTATTATTCAAGTATACTGCTTTCAAAAGAAAACATAAAAGATGTACAGTTATACGGACTTTATGATTTTTTTATCGATAAATATACCGAAGCCTTTAAAAAAATCGGTAAGGGAATAAAGCGGAACCGCTTAAAAAAACTTTTAGCCTCGGTTTTCTTTTTATCGGTAAGCACGATAATAAGCGTTTTCGTTTTTAATAAAATTATAGAAAACACTTTTTTCGGAATACACCCGGCAGGAAGTATCTTAGTTTTTTCTTCAAGCATTCTTTACACAACGCAAAGTATTTCACGTCTAGTGGAAGACTCAAGTCTTTTATACGACACGCTTTTGTATATGCAAAAATACTTCGATTTTATTTCTCTTCCTGCAAATAAAGGCGAAACAAAACTCTTATCCGATACTTGTTTTAATAAAATTATTTTCGACAATGTTTCGTTTAAGTATAAACCGAACAAAGAATTCGCTTTGCAAAATATTTCCTTTTCGGTTTCCCGCGGAGAAAAAATTGCAATTGCAGGCGAAAACGGAAGCGGTAAAACTACAATGATGAAGCTGCTTTGCAGATTTTACAAACCTGCTTCAGGGCAAATAAAATTTGATGATACATCTATAACGGAGTATGATATTTTCAAATACAGAAAAATAATCGGAGCGGTATTTCAAGATTATGCAAAATTTGATTTAACGGTACGGGAAAACATAGGACTTTCCGATTTGAAAAATTTAAATAACGATGATAAAATTTTATCCGCTTTAAAAAAAGCCGGCTTTGACAAAACATGCAAACCGGACACTCTTCTCGGAACTCAATTTGAAGACGGACGCGATTTATCGGGAGGTCAATGGCAAAAATCGGCAATAGCCAGAGCCTTTTTCGGTAATTTTAAAATTCTTATTTTGGACGAACCCACAGCCTCCCTTGACCCCCGTTCCGAATTCGCTCTTTACGAAAGATTTTTGGAATTGGCAAAAGGCAATACCGTTTTCTTTGTTACTCACCGTCTTTCTACCGTAAAAAAAGCGGATAAGGTGTTAGTTTTAAAAAACGGAAAAATTGAAGGCTTTGATACTCATTCCGTATTGATGGAAAACAACGAATATTATGCGGAGCTTTATAATATGCAGGCAAGCTCATTTCAAAACTGA
- a CDS encoding PilZ domain-containing protein: MAFASSQQLNRYYDLYKDIDVTFSREVILALNLDPRQAFIRCSGGQWPCIINSASMTKAKIICGKKSGFIEKLKAGTTAISLRFTFFEPEAKDTLSFFVSAKLIGISSYEAGNHELVLISLEYTQRAPDDLIEKLGILLEANINSKKRQYDRVVLNVENSRKIGLVQKETVVFVDGIPRRCILRDISFSGAKILLVGVANFLINKDVTVRFTFEDPPAVFGIKGKSLRAEHVEGRKDLVAIAIDYYSETIPMMYKMYLNRYFSVVRKPQAEEDGENIDNQIQQTDSLPAI, from the coding sequence ATGGCATTTGCATCAAGTCAACAACTAAACAGATATTACGACTTATACAAAGATATAGATGTAACTTTCTCGCGGGAAGTTATTTTAGCTCTTAATTTGGACCCTCGTCAGGCATTTATCCGCTGCTCGGGCGGACAGTGGCCGTGTATTATAAATTCAGCGTCTATGACTAAAGCAAAAATTATTTGCGGAAAAAAAAGCGGTTTTATCGAAAAGCTCAAAGCAGGTACTACGGCAATAAGCCTGCGTTTTACCTTTTTTGAACCTGAAGCAAAAGATACTCTTTCTTTTTTCGTATCGGCAAAACTGATAGGCATTTCATCTTATGAAGCCGGAAATCATGAGCTTGTTTTAATCAGTCTTGAATATACGCAGCGTGCACCTGACGATTTAATTGAAAAACTTGGGATTCTTCTTGAAGCCAATATCAATTCAAAAAAAAGACAGTACGACAGAGTAGTTTTAAATGTGGAAAATTCAAGAAAAATAGGGCTCGTTCAAAAAGAAACCGTTGTTTTTGTAGACGGAATCCCCAGAAGATGTATATTGCGCGATATTTCGTTTTCGGGAGCAAAAATTCTTCTCGTAGGCGTTGCAAACTTTTTAATCAATAAAGATGTAACGGTAAGATTTACTTTTGAAGACCCTCCCGCAGTATTCGGAATAAAGGGAAAAAGTTTAAGAGCCGAACACGTGGAAGGAAGAAAAGACCTTGTGGCAATAGCCATAGATTATTATAGCGAAACTATTCCTATGATGTACAAAATGTACTTAAACCGTTATTTTTCCGTTGTACGTAAACCTCAAGCGGAAGAAGACGGCGAAAATATCGACAATCAAATTCAGCAGACGGACTCTCTGCCCGCAATTTAA
- a CDS encoding RNA methyltransferase, which translates to MSFKTVIILCRPETSMNIGAVCRVMANTGLSELRITGNKTDYNETEVLKLALHADYIWKKAKFFPPTADGLKEAGADCSALAGTTRRTGQKRKTRGITPEELCGNIEKFYGTSLGIVFGNERTGLTDEELNQCTFAINIPAEKNFGSYNLSHAVLILAYSLYSSQKNYRRTEIPVEQKSNLKKIRETSKKICSYLTDLGMFKTGGKNENEAFFTKLLSSAGASEFDTEHLEGIFKKIFYIKNNSEDKGV; encoded by the coding sequence ATGAGTTTTAAAACGGTTATTATTTTATGCCGCCCCGAAACAAGTATGAACATAGGGGCGGTTTGCAGGGTTATGGCAAACACCGGGTTATCCGAACTTAGAATAACGGGCAATAAAACGGATTACAACGAAACGGAAGTACTGAAACTTGCCTTACACGCAGACTATATTTGGAAAAAGGCAAAATTTTTTCCTCCTACAGCCGACGGATTAAAAGAAGCGGGGGCGGACTGCTCCGCTCTTGCGGGCACTACCCGCCGCACAGGACAAAAACGAAAAACGCGGGGTATTACACCGGAAGAACTTTGCGGCAATATAGAAAAATTTTACGGAACAAGTTTAGGTATCGTTTTCGGAAATGAGAGAACCGGACTGACCGATGAAGAGCTTAACCAATGTACCTTTGCAATAAACATTCCGGCGGAAAAAAACTTCGGCTCTTACAATCTGTCCCATGCGGTTTTAATATTGGCATATTCCCTTTACTCTTCGCAAAAAAATTACCGCCGCACGGAAATTCCCGTTGAGCAAAAATCAAACCTAAAAAAAATACGGGAAACTTCTAAAAAAATATGCTCATATCTTACGGACTTGGGAATGTTTAAAACAGGCGGCAAAAACGAAAACGAAGCTTTTTTTACAAAACTCTTATCTTCCGCAGGAGCTTCCGAATTCGATACCGAACATTTGGAAGGAATTTTTAAAAAAATTTTTTATATAAAAAACAATTCCGAAGACAAAGGCGTCTAA